A window of Rhizoctonia solani chromosome 5, complete sequence genomic DNA:
TGTCCGATCACCTGAATTGAACCGACCGAGCCTCGTTGTAAGCGCCCAATTACAACCACCTCAGTTAAAGGACTGGCATACGACCACACCAAGTTTCTGGTCGCCTCTCGCCGCAACCTCTTTTTTCCTTGTTCAATTTTTGATTCTTGCACAAAATGGGCTTCTCATCTAGAAAATACGTCGATATGATATACAAAGTATCTGGGAAATATGGGAATTGGAATCCACCTCGCAGAGTAGAGGTGCGCTTACAATGAACGGCTTCGGAAACACTGCCCAACTGTGCTTTATACATGTTTGATAAAGGTAGGAGATTGGGGAGAAATAGACAAGGACACCGGGGACTTTATTAGGGAAGGAAATATCTTCGACGATCTTGAATGTAAAACAGCACTATCGGAACTATCACGTGTAGAGTTGGTCAAGAACGGAAGCCCAGAGGGTGCGTCTTGTTATGGCTTGGTACTTTGGTACACCATTGAATTTTCTATGGACATTGCCCATAGGCGAGGTTCGCATCATCGCAGGTGATACCGTGGAGGTCAAGACGAATCTATATACCGATGTGTGAGTGACGCAACTGTCATCATCAACATAACATTCCTACATTGAGCAAAGTGGTGGCACAGGGGAACTCGGGATTAGGGTTCAAGGCGAATGGGAATTCAATCCTCGAAACCGGGCCGCGCTGTTGACCATGATCGATCCTTACTCGTATTACCTCGAAGTCGGAATAGCCTTCCCAAAGCTTCGAGAATTGCGAAAGCTGAAAGGAAAAGCGATTGTTACTGAGGCCTTACATTGCCCTGCCTATGCCTTATTATTGACCGAAAAGGGAAAGGGTGGAAAGGCATCTCTATCCATGTACACGGGACTTTCGGAGGCAGGAGTGGGGGTGGGCGCTGGAACGAAAGCAGGGTGGCGACACAGTAGCGAATCTGGAATGTGGAGAACGGCTTGTGAATATCGCACGGGAGATGAAAAAGATGCGGTATATACTCCTTTGTATAAGCTCCAAAAGGTTTCAATGGGTTGGCTATCAACGGGTTGGCTACCGCGTTATCGCGGTGCACCTGCCAAGGGAGGGGTGCCCGAGGAGCCTGTGTACGTGATGAGCATTATTGTGAATGCCACGCTAACATTATAGGAATCGGTTCAGGGATGAAGAATACACCCCGCCTTGGGAGGTAAGTACTGATGGCAACGCAAGCTGTGACCCTATTAAACATAATGTCTTataggaattggatgaggATGGAGAGGAATTGGATGTAAGTAGCCGGACCCACAGTCAATTTACGTACTGACATATCCGGAAAGTACGAACTTGCGTCGCCAGAATTTTAATGGTAAATATTACTTGTATGATACATTAAGCAAcacaatcaaaggagaaAAAACATGATCCAATGCCCATTTTCGACATAGTTTTGAGTCACTCGAAAACCTATCAGGTTTTTCTTGGAGTGTATACAATAGATGTGGGGTATCGCAGTCCGTGCAAGCATTCAAAGTCCTTGAACTCAGTAAAAAAAATGGGATATAATGAGAGTGGGGCTGTATCATTTATCGTAGTTATTTCAAACACCTCCATTCCAGATAATCTCGTTCCTATAACCTTGGGATTAGCTAGGATGTACCATCCTTGGATCGAACCAAACTTACGGAGTGCCAGGAGGGATGCCAGATAATAAACGATCGGGTGCGAGCTGCTTGATTCTGGTCATCATATTTGCAGGCGTGCGACGACCCTCTACTGCCAGAAGATAGGCGACAAGGCCAGCGACATGCGGGGTAGCCATTGAAGTGCCTGTCAGTCGTTTAGTCGCTGTGTCGGACCCAATCCAAGCCGAGGTAATATCTTGCCCAGGCGCAAACACATCCACTATGGGTCCATAATTCGACCCAACGCTTGCAGAAGTTACCCAACGGCCATCCTGGATGTTGGTAGCACCGACGGTGATAACATCAGGAACACGGGCCGGGCTAAAGTCCTTCGCATCTCGGTTGCTGTTCCCTGCAGCTACTACAACATGCACACCAAGTGCAACCGCGCGTGTGACCGCAGCGTCGACGGCAGCATCACCAGGGCTTCCGATGCTGATGCTGATTACGCTAGGACGTTGTGTTGACATTGCCGTTGAGTTGCCCAGTTGATCCCAGCGACCAAGTCACTATTCCAGCCCGAGTTATCATCTCCCAGCACTTTGACTGCGACGATAGAAGCAGCTTTGGCGACGCCAAATCGTTTCCCGGCAATTGTACCGGCGATATGGGTCCCGTGTCCATGACCATCGGTGTCATTATATGGGCCAAACGTAGCGCCCCATCCTGCTCGGCCACCAAAATCGACGTGTTGGGTGTTCACACCCGTGTCTAGAACGTAAACGTCCACTCCAGCACCGGAAGGTTTGCGCTCGAATACGTAATTTAGTTTGTCGACCTTTGAACCTCGGCGTAGTTTCGTTTTGCGGCTGACACGGGAAATGCCCCAGGGTGCATCCGTTCTGGGGTGGGTTTCAGAACTCTGAAAATAGATTTTTTAGCTCATTGGAGTTGGCTTACTGTTTGAGCCCGCGGTAGCCCTCACAGCGTTGGTCCTCGACCACCATAGCGACGTCGGGCGACTTGGAAAGTTGTGCAACTCTGTCATCGCTAAGGTGCGCGGTGTAGCCGTTGAGCGCTGGGCAAGGACATTGAGGTCGTGCATACAACTAACTGACTGATTAGTCTGCTCACCATTATAACTGCTTGTAACACTAAGCACCGATAGAGACCCGGCGGTGATCTTGGCACGCTGTCCATCTACCCACGCCATGTGAGTGCGTCGATTCGTTTCCTCTTTGAGAAGGACCTGTTGGTGCATTGTTAATATAAAAAGTGAACGTTTCACTTATTAGTATACTTACAATATATCGTTTGTCGCCCTCGACTCGAGGGATAGCGGTAGCATAGACATTTTCCCCTAATAGGGATAGGGCAGCAAGTGCTGCAACAAGGTACGATGTAAATCCGCGCATCGAGAGGCGGTTTGAGAGGGTAGGCGTTCGGTTTGCCGCGGGGGTTTTATAGCGTGCGCACAGCAGGCCTCGACCCTGGGTGGTTGCCCACTGAACACGGCTAGAGCTCACCGCCTCTGTACCTGGCATTAAGCCCCTGGGTAGGGCACAGCCACCGCTACGAGACAAGCAGTGCAAATAGGGCGAGAGTACAGCACACAAAGATAGATATGGGGCCATCGGTGAGCTAACTTTAGTCGAAAAGCGAGGGTGCTCGGCGAGCAGAGGCCCCTCATGTTGCAAAGATGCTATGGCTCCGATGAAGCTCCCAGTTCACTGGATGTCTGTTCAGTTCTCGAATGGGTCAACAAGAAAGTACAAGTGAATTGATCCTCATTATGCAAAAGTTGGTCGCATGTAGTGGCCTTGATTTTGGGCGACCAGTCAACTCAAGTCCAGAGCAACAGACCAAGTGAACCTCGCAGCCTGATTTAGGTAATGCATGAGACACaagtgagcggtttgcctagttcgcatgtGGCTCCCGTATTGTTTACATATGGACGTGTATTAAAAATATGTATACGAGACACAAGAAAACGCGTTAGCGCTCGGATGACATAATCAGTCACGTCATACAAAACATCGGGTTCCCCGCAAAACGCCCAAACTCATCCCACAACCGTGAACTAGGATGTGGGGGGTAAACGCAGGCCTTGCATGGCTTGCAGCCACGACGCAGCTTTCTTTCCGACCTTATGATGCTCAACCAATACTG
This region includes:
- a CDS encoding Serine protease; its protein translation is MAPYLSLCAVLSPYLHCLSRSGGCALPRGLMPGTEAVSSSRVQWATTQGRGLLCARYKTPAANRTPTLSNRLSMRGFTSYLVAALAALSLLGENVYATAIPRVEGDKRYIVLLKEETNRRTHMAWVDGQRAKITAGSLSVLSVTSSYNALNGYTAHLSDDRVAQLSKSPDVAMVVEDQRCEGYRGLKQTDAPWGISRVSRKTKLRRGSKVDKLNYVFERKPSGAGVDVYVLDTGVNTQHVDFGGRAGWGATFGPYNDTDGHGHGTHIAGTIAGKRFGVAKAASIVAVKVLGDDNSGWNTAGNSNRDAKDFSPARVPDVITVGATNIQDGRWVTSASVGSNYGPIVDVFAPGQDITSAWIGSDTATKRLTGTSMATPHVAGLVAYLLAVEGRRTPANMMTRIKQLAPDRLLSGIPPGTPNEIIWNGGV